One part of the Lycium ferocissimum isolate CSIRO_LF1 chromosome 8, AGI_CSIRO_Lferr_CH_V1, whole genome shotgun sequence genome encodes these proteins:
- the LOC132067488 gene encoding transcription factor MYB124-like isoform X1, which produces MKRSGNSCEAAKPKERHIVSWSQEEDDILREQIRIHGTDNWTIIASKFKDKTTRQCRRRWFTYLNSDFKKGGWSPEEDMLLCEAQKIFGNRWTEIAKVVSGRTDNAVKNRFTTLCKKRAKHEALAKENSNSYINLNNKRVIFPDGLDIDNITEGAAIKKLRTSNISDVLQNGNSREKSVGDSGMTHPVLRHPFAVLAQNLHNAGTTENAASDNKTQGTFLKKDDPKIHALMEQAKLLSSLAMKVNTENTDQSLESAWKILQDFLQQTKDGDTLKFQLPEMNFEPDDYKNLIADSRSSNEGSRPSWRQPALSEDSAGSSEYSTGSTLLSHALADKTDESQTEVCAHHQDIESELRTSQTSDQAGLHELENGTSCRVSTTRDTLPVCDEEKVNNGPATAECDFLNTDYSSPLQVTPLFRSLAAEIPTPKFSESERQFLLKTLGVESTNLSQPPSCKRALLHSL; this is translated from the exons ATGAAGAGAAGTGGAAATAGTTGTGAAGCTGCTAAGCCTAAAGAAAGACATATTGTTTCTTGGTCTCAAGAG GAGGATGATATATTAAGAGAGCAAATTCGAATCCATGGAACAGACAA TTGGACGATCATCGCATCAAAGTTCAAGGATAAAACAACAAGGCAATGCAGAAGAAG ATGGTTCACTTATTTGAACTCTGATTTCAAGAAAGGAGGGTGGTCACCTGAAGAAGATATGCTTTTATGTGAG GCTCAAAAGATTTTTGGAAACAGATGGACTGAAATTGCCAAGGTGGTTTCAGGCAG AACGGATAATGCTGTGAAGAATCGGTTCACTACGCTGTGCAAAAAGAGAGCAAAGCATGAAGCTTTGGCTAAAGAAAACAGCAATTCATACATTAACCTAAATAACAAGAGGGTTATTTTTCCAGATGGCCTCGATATTGACAACATAACTGAAGGTGCTGCTATTAAAAAGCTGAG GACGAGCAACATTTCAGATGTCCTTCAAAATGGTAACAGCAGAGAAAAATCTGTTGGTGATAGTGGAATGACACATCCAGTACTAAGACATCCATTTGCAGTACTAGCTCAAAACTTGCATAATGCTGGGACAACTGAAAATG CAGCTAGCGACAACAAAACTCAAGGAACATTCCTTAAGAAAGACGATCCAAAGATACATGCTTTGATGGAACAAGCCAAGCTCCTAAGCTCACTGGCAATGAAAGTCAATACAGAGAATACGGATCAAAGCCTTGAAAGTGCTTGGAAG ATACTTCAAGATTTTCTTCAACAGACAAAGGATGGCGATACGCTCAAGTTCCAGCTCCCTGAGATGAATTTTGAACCTGATGATTATAAGAACCTGATAGCAGATTCAAGGAGTAGTAATGAAGGCAGTCGACCATCTTGGAG GCAACCTGCTTTATCTGAAGATTCTGCTGGAAGCTCTGAGTATAGTACTGGATCAACTCTGCTATCCCATGCACTCGCTGATAAAACAGATGAAAGCCAAACCGAGGTGTGTGCGCATCATCAGGATATCGAATCAGAATTACGAACTTCTCAAACGAGTGATCAAGCTGGGCTTCATGAATTAGAAAATGGAACCTCCTGCCGTGTATCCACCACTCGAG ATACTTTGCCAGTTTGTGATGAAGAAAAAGTGAATAATGGACCAGCTACAGCTGAATGTGATTTTCTGAATACAGATTACAGTTCTCCTCTTCAAGTTACTCCACTCTTCAGATCTTTAGCTGCAGAAATTCCCACTCCAAAGTTTTCAGAAAGT GAGAGGCAGTTCCTATTGAAAACACTCGGAGTGGAGTCCACAAATCTTTCACAACCTCCTTCGTGCAAAAGAGCCCTCCTCCACAGTCTATAA
- the LOC132067488 gene encoding transcription factor MYB124-like isoform X2, producing MKRSGNSCEAAKPKERHIVSWSQEEDDILREQIRIHGTDNWTIIASKFKDKTTRQCRRRWFTYLNSDFKKGGWSPEEDMLLCEAQKIFGNRWTEIAKVVSGRTDNAVKNRFTTLCKKRAKHEALAKENSNSYINLNNKRVIFPDGLDIDNITEGAAIKKLRTSNISDVLQNGNSREKSVGDSGMTHPVLRHPFAVLAQNLHNAGTTENASDNKTQGTFLKKDDPKIHALMEQAKLLSSLAMKVNTENTDQSLESAWKILQDFLQQTKDGDTLKFQLPEMNFEPDDYKNLIADSRSSNEGSRPSWRQPALSEDSAGSSEYSTGSTLLSHALADKTDESQTEVCAHHQDIESELRTSQTSDQAGLHELENGTSCRVSTTRDTLPVCDEEKVNNGPATAECDFLNTDYSSPLQVTPLFRSLAAEIPTPKFSESERQFLLKTLGVESTNLSQPPSCKRALLHSL from the exons ATGAAGAGAAGTGGAAATAGTTGTGAAGCTGCTAAGCCTAAAGAAAGACATATTGTTTCTTGGTCTCAAGAG GAGGATGATATATTAAGAGAGCAAATTCGAATCCATGGAACAGACAA TTGGACGATCATCGCATCAAAGTTCAAGGATAAAACAACAAGGCAATGCAGAAGAAG ATGGTTCACTTATTTGAACTCTGATTTCAAGAAAGGAGGGTGGTCACCTGAAGAAGATATGCTTTTATGTGAG GCTCAAAAGATTTTTGGAAACAGATGGACTGAAATTGCCAAGGTGGTTTCAGGCAG AACGGATAATGCTGTGAAGAATCGGTTCACTACGCTGTGCAAAAAGAGAGCAAAGCATGAAGCTTTGGCTAAAGAAAACAGCAATTCATACATTAACCTAAATAACAAGAGGGTTATTTTTCCAGATGGCCTCGATATTGACAACATAACTGAAGGTGCTGCTATTAAAAAGCTGAG GACGAGCAACATTTCAGATGTCCTTCAAAATGGTAACAGCAGAGAAAAATCTGTTGGTGATAGTGGAATGACACATCCAGTACTAAGACATCCATTTGCAGTACTAGCTCAAAACTTGCATAATGCTGGGACAACTGAAAATG CTAGCGACAACAAAACTCAAGGAACATTCCTTAAGAAAGACGATCCAAAGATACATGCTTTGATGGAACAAGCCAAGCTCCTAAGCTCACTGGCAATGAAAGTCAATACAGAGAATACGGATCAAAGCCTTGAAAGTGCTTGGAAG ATACTTCAAGATTTTCTTCAACAGACAAAGGATGGCGATACGCTCAAGTTCCAGCTCCCTGAGATGAATTTTGAACCTGATGATTATAAGAACCTGATAGCAGATTCAAGGAGTAGTAATGAAGGCAGTCGACCATCTTGGAG GCAACCTGCTTTATCTGAAGATTCTGCTGGAAGCTCTGAGTATAGTACTGGATCAACTCTGCTATCCCATGCACTCGCTGATAAAACAGATGAAAGCCAAACCGAGGTGTGTGCGCATCATCAGGATATCGAATCAGAATTACGAACTTCTCAAACGAGTGATCAAGCTGGGCTTCATGAATTAGAAAATGGAACCTCCTGCCGTGTATCCACCACTCGAG ATACTTTGCCAGTTTGTGATGAAGAAAAAGTGAATAATGGACCAGCTACAGCTGAATGTGATTTTCTGAATACAGATTACAGTTCTCCTCTTCAAGTTACTCCACTCTTCAGATCTTTAGCTGCAGAAATTCCCACTCCAAAGTTTTCAGAAAGT GAGAGGCAGTTCCTATTGAAAACACTCGGAGTGGAGTCCACAAATCTTTCACAACCTCCTTCGTGCAAAAGAGCCCTCCTCCACAGTCTATAA